AGTTCCAGCGCACGGTTGAGCGGCCCGTGGCGGACGATCTCGTAATATTGCGTGCCGTCGGGCGAGAGCACCGCGCCGCGGAAGCGGATCTCGTCTCCCACCACCTGCGCATGGCCGGCAATGGGCGTGCGGCAGGAACCGTCGAGCTCGCCGAGATAGGCCCGCTCCACCCGCAAAGCGAGGCCGGTCGCCGGGCAGATGACCGGCACGATGAGCGAATCGACCGCGAGGTCGCGCTGGCGCGTTTCGATCGCCACCGCCCCCTGCCCGACGGCCGGCAGGAAATCGCCGGTCTCCAGCACGCTGCTCACCCGGTCCGCCATGCCGAGGCGGGTGAGGCCGGCGAGCGCCAGAAGCGTCGCGTCGAATTCGCCGCTCTCCACCTTGTTCAGCCGCGTCTGCACATTGCCGCGCAGCAGCGAGACCTGAAGGTCCGGCCGCAGCCGGCGCAGCTGCGCCTCGCGCCGCAGCGAGGCGGTGCCCACCTTCGCGCCTTCCGGCAGGTCGCGCAGCGCCACTCCCTCGCGCAGGATCAGCGCGTCGCGCACATCCGCGCGCGGCAGGTAGCCGACAAGGTGCAGCCCGTCCGGCAGGCGCGTCGGCATGTCCTTGGCCGAATGCACGGCGAGGTCGATGCGCCGCTCCAGCAGCGCCTCCTCGATTTCCTTGGTGAAAAGCCCCTTGCCACCGGCCTGCGACAACGCCCGGTCGGTGATGGCATCCCCGGTGGTGCGGATCACCACCACCTCGACCGCTTCCGGCGCCCATTTGTGATGGCGCACCAGCACATCGCGCACGGCATGGGCCTGCCAGAGCGCCAGCGGGCTGCCACGGGTGCCGAGCCGGAGGCGGGGAAGCGATTGCGTCATGGCGTCCTGCGGTGCTAGCGGTTCGGGAACGGGTTCAGAACACCGTCCAACCCCGGAAAGTCAATGCGCGATCTTCTC
Above is a window of Ancylobacter sp. WKF20 DNA encoding:
- the hemC gene encoding hydroxymethylbilane synthase, which encodes MTQSLPRLRLGTRGSPLALWQAHAVRDVLVRHHKWAPEAVEVVVIRTTGDAITDRALSQAGGKGLFTKEIEEALLERRIDLAVHSAKDMPTRLPDGLHLVGYLPRADVRDALILREGVALRDLPEGAKVGTASLRREAQLRRLRPDLQVSLLRGNVQTRLNKVESGEFDATLLALAGLTRLGMADRVSSVLETGDFLPAVGQGAVAIETRQRDLAVDSLIVPVICPATGLALRVERAYLGELDGSCRTPIAGHAQVVGDEIRFRGAVLSPDGTQYYEIVRHGPLNRALELGIAAGHEMRAMVPPDLLPHVAH